A portion of the Actomonas aquatica genome contains these proteins:
- a CDS encoding ASKHA domain-containing protein, whose translation MPRLLLNAQPVDVAADSTATLFDHAEHLGIRVPTSCRKQGKCRECIMEITTGAEHLSAPGPEEQHLTAGFRLSCRTRLAADAPADAEVHAHTMRRGTLRVENEAYELPVHAAGFTPEPCVTRDGERILLDGVEIDRRPVSDPAHGIALDIGTTTVVLRLLDLESGALVATSSFENPQRFGGSDVMARIAFDTEDKTRSLQRTLLGYLNHAIAELPVPADSIYEVVIAGNSTMRDMFFRLSVYTIGQSPYQSLTEHEMAEGKRDSTVLTTTAKKLGLAVHPAARLYGMPIMSGHVGADTAACMLAADIQHEDRLVAIMDIGTNTELVLGNKDRVVAASCPAGPAFEGGQISCGMPGLPGAIEKVMMDDDEEFTVSVIGGETETPVGLCGSGLVSLLSELVRGDRMNRLGRFEFDEEPIEVAPGVTFSEADVNNLAQAKGANVAGLQIIFEHFGISADQLDVFYLAGGFGRHLDLEASKRIGLIPDIPDAKIRRVGNAAVEGACIALLSKTKRTELEALVRRVEHCRLETHPHFFDVFVEGCQFAPFQSTPTNEFS comes from the coding sequence GTGCCCCGCCTTTTGCTCAACGCCCAGCCCGTCGACGTCGCCGCTGATTCCACCGCGACGCTCTTCGACCATGCCGAACACCTCGGCATCCGCGTGCCCACGTCGTGCCGCAAACAGGGCAAGTGCCGCGAGTGTATCATGGAAATCACTACGGGCGCCGAACACCTCAGCGCGCCCGGCCCCGAGGAGCAGCATCTCACCGCCGGCTTCCGCCTCTCCTGCCGCACCCGCCTCGCCGCCGACGCTCCCGCCGATGCCGAGGTTCACGCCCACACCATGCGGCGCGGCACCCTGCGCGTCGAAAACGAAGCCTACGAACTTCCCGTCCATGCCGCCGGTTTCACGCCCGAGCCCTGCGTCACCCGCGACGGCGAACGCATCCTGCTCGACGGCGTCGAAATCGACCGGCGCCCGGTCAGCGATCCCGCTCACGGCATCGCCCTCGACATCGGCACCACCACCGTCGTGCTCCGCCTGCTCGACCTCGAGTCCGGCGCCCTCGTCGCCACCTCCTCCTTCGAGAACCCGCAACGCTTCGGCGGCTCCGATGTCATGGCGCGCATCGCCTTCGACACCGAAGACAAGACCCGCTCTCTCCAGCGCACCCTGCTCGGTTACCTCAACCACGCCATCGCGGAACTGCCCGTGCCCGCCGACTCGATCTACGAAGTCGTCATCGCCGGCAACTCCACCATGCGGGACATGTTCTTTCGGCTCTCCGTCTACACCATCGGCCAGAGCCCCTACCAGTCGCTCACCGAACACGAGATGGCCGAGGGCAAGCGCGACTCCACCGTGCTCACCACCACGGCCAAAAAACTCGGCCTCGCCGTCCACCCGGCCGCGCGTCTCTACGGCATGCCCATCATGAGCGGCCACGTCGGCGCCGACACCGCCGCCTGCATGCTCGCCGCCGACATCCAGCACGAGGACCGCCTCGTTGCCATCATGGACATCGGCACCAACACCGAACTCGTCCTCGGCAACAAAGACCGCGTCGTCGCCGCCTCCTGCCCCGCCGGCCCCGCCTTCGAGGGTGGCCAGATTTCCTGCGGGATGCCCGGCCTCCCCGGCGCCATCGAAAAAGTGATGATGGACGACGACGAGGAATTCACCGTCTCCGTCATCGGAGGCGAAACCGAAACGCCCGTCGGCCTCTGTGGCTCCGGCCTGGTCTCCCTGCTCAGCGAACTTGTGCGCGGCGATCGCATGAACCGCCTCGGCCGTTTCGAGTTCGACGAGGAACCCATCGAGGTTGCCCCCGGCGTCACCTTCTCCGAAGCCGACGTCAACAACCTCGCCCAGGCCAAAGGCGCCAACGTCGCCGGCCTGCAGATCATCTTCGAACACTTCGGGATCAGCGCCGACCAGCTCGACGTCTTTTACCTCGCCGGCGGCTTCGGTCGTCACCTCGACCTCGAGGCCTCCAAACGCATCGGTCTCATCCCCGACATCCCCGACGCCAAGATCCGCCGCGTCGGCAACGCCGCCGTCGAAGGCGCCTGCATCGCCCTCCTCTCCAAAACCAAACGCACGGAACTCGAAGCCCTCGTCCGCCGCGTTGAACACTGCCGCCTCGAGACCCACCCCCACTTCTTCGACGTCTTCGTCGAAGGCTGCCAATTCGCCCCCTTCCAATCCACCCCCACCAACGAGTTTTCTTAA
- a CDS encoding mannonate dehydratase, which produces MKLGLGLYRHMLTPENLAFARQAGATHIVGHMVDYFRGGQHAHAEDQPTGTDRGWGLAGDPDQLWTVDELVAIRRDVEAAGLTLEAIENFDPAHWHDILLDGPQRDRHVENVRTTIRRLGQAGIPIMGYNFSLAGVAGRTTGNYARGSAPAVGMEGPYDLPMTQGMAWNMIIDPTADLDQPLPPVTHEQLWDRLHRFLDDVLPVAEEAGVKLAAHPDDPPMPTIRGTPRLVYQPSMYQRLIDLNPSPANTLEFCVGSLAEMTEGDVYEVVETYARQNRLGYVHLRNVVGKVPTYKESFIDDGDVDVLRVMRILHDCGFDGVVIPDHAPQMSCAAPWHAGMAYALGFMAAGLKTLTGANAAGNPKS; this is translated from the coding sequence ATGAAACTCGGTCTTGGCCTCTACCGGCACATGCTCACGCCTGAAAATCTGGCCTTCGCGCGCCAAGCAGGCGCGACCCATATCGTGGGCCACATGGTGGACTACTTCCGCGGTGGCCAACACGCCCACGCCGAAGACCAACCCACCGGCACCGATCGCGGTTGGGGCCTGGCCGGCGACCCCGACCAACTCTGGACCGTCGACGAACTCGTCGCCATCCGCCGCGACGTCGAAGCCGCCGGCCTCACCCTCGAAGCCATCGAGAACTTCGACCCCGCCCACTGGCACGACATCCTCCTCGATGGTCCGCAACGCGACCGCCACGTGGAGAACGTGCGCACCACGATCCGCCGCCTCGGCCAGGCCGGCATCCCGATCATGGGCTACAACTTTTCGCTCGCCGGCGTCGCCGGCCGCACCACCGGCAACTACGCCCGCGGCAGCGCTCCCGCCGTCGGCATGGAAGGTCCCTACGACCTGCCGATGACCCAAGGCATGGCGTGGAACATGATCATCGATCCCACTGCCGACCTCGACCAACCCCTACCCCCCGTCACCCACGAGCAATTGTGGGACCGCCTCCACCGCTTCCTCGACGATGTCCTGCCGGTCGCGGAGGAGGCCGGGGTTAAACTTGCCGCCCACCCCGACGACCCGCCCATGCCGACCATCCGCGGCACGCCGCGCTTGGTCTATCAGCCGTCGATGTATCAACGCCTCATCGACCTCAACCCGAGCCCGGCCAACACCCTCGAGTTCTGCGTCGGCTCCCTCGCCGAAATGACCGAGGGCGACGTCTACGAGGTGGTCGAAACCTACGCCCGCCAAAACCGCCTCGGCTACGTCCACCTCCGCAACGTCGTCGGCAAGGTTCCGACCTACAAAGAGTCCTTCATCGACGACGGCGACGTCGATGTGCTGCGCGTCATGCGCATCCTCCACGACTGCGGTTTCGACGGCGTCGTCATCCCCGACCACGCCCCGCAGATGTCCTGCGCCGCCCCCTGGCACGCCGGCATGGCCTACGCCCTCGGCTTCATGGCCGCCGGCCTCAAAACACTCACCGGCGCCAACGCCGCCGGAAATCCCAAATCCTAA